The Streptomyces sp. NBC_00286 nucleotide sequence GTGGCGACGGTCGTGGTCGCGGCGACCCGGATCTTGTTGCTGCGCAGTCGTGCCATTACGAGGGAGTCCTCCTCTAGGCGGCGCGCGCCGGGGTGGGGGCGCACGTCTGTGGGGGGTGCGCGCGTGATCGCGCGCACAACCAGGAGCGTTGCGTTCCGCTACCGGCTGAGACACCAGCGTGATCCGAACTTCCGTACAGCTCAAGGGAGTTGAGGCTTTGTCATGTGTACGTCACGTGAAGGAAATGAGGCGCGGGGTGATGTGCGGTGTGACTCCCAGTAAGTCCGGGAAAGTATTGGCATGGACACTTCCCGTCAACTGTGTGCGGTGGTACGCAAGTTATGGCAGAGATCCTGCTAAAGGGAGGTTCCATGCGACGTTCCCGACTTATGGCATACACGACCTCATTACTCCTCGCCGTCGCTTTCGCCCTCACCGGGGCCACGGCGGCGCAGGCATCGGAACAGTCCGCGGCGACCGGCTATGTGGCCCTCGGCGACTCCTACTCCTCCGGAGTCGGCGCGGGCAGCTATATCGGCTCCAGCGGCAACTGCAAGCGCAGCACGAAGGCGTACCCGCACCTCTGGGCCGCCGCCAACTCACCCTCGTCGTTCCACTTCACGGCCTGCTCGGGCGCTCGTACGGGTGATGTCGTGGCCAACCAGCTGGGCCCGCTCGGCTCCGGCACCGGACTCGTCTCCATCACCATCGGCGGCAACGACGCCGGGTTCGCCGATGTCATGACGACCTGTGTGCTGCAGTCCGAGAGCGCCTGCGTCGCCCGCATCAACACGGCGAAGGCGTACGTCGACTCGACGCTGCCCGGCAGACTCGACTCCGTCTACTCGGCGATCAGCGCGAAGGCTCCGGCGGCCCATGTGGTCGTCCTGGGCTACCCCCGCTTCTACAAACTCAGCGGCAGCTGCGTGGCCGGCATGACCGAAGGCGAACGGTCCGCCATCAACAACGCCGCCGACTATCTGAACAGCGCCATCGCCAAGCGTGCCGCCGACCACGGCTTCACCTTCGGCGACGTCGTGCCCACCTTCACCGGGCACGAGATCTGCTCCGGCAGCTCCTGGCTGCACAGCGTCAACTGGCTGAACATCGGGGAGTCGTACCACCCGAAGGCGGCCGGACAGTCCGGCGGTTATCTGCCCGTGCTCAAGAGCGTGGCCTGACCGCCAAGTTGTGAGACGCGCCTACGGCGTAGGGGAGGCCCCGCCCGTTGTCGGGGTCTCCGTCTCACACGTCACCGAGAACGCCACCGAGTCGGACGTCGCATGTACGGGGCTACGGACCTCGACGCTCATCTCGTTCTCGTAGGTGCCGTCGGCGTTGTGCTTCGTCTCCACATGGTTGACCTGCTGGGACGTGTCACCGCCGGAGAACGACAGCGACTTCCAGCCCGGATCCGAGGGCTCCCCGCTCTGTGTCACCCAGCGGTAGTCGACCTCCGCCGGGGCGCGGCCCACCGTGATCGTCGCCGTGAACGTGGGCGCCTCCGCTCCCGGCGGCGGACAGGCGCCGCTGTACTGCGTGTTGGAGCCCGACAACGACACCTCGACGGACTGGGGAGGCGGGGAGCTCGTCTGGCCGCCGTCCGTCGAGCCGCCGTTCGTGCCACCGTCCGTGCCCGAAGTCTCGCCGGTGGTCGTACCGCCGTCGTCGCCGCCTCCGCTCGTACCGCCGTTGTCCTCGCCGCCGGTCGTGGAGCCGCCGTTGCCGGTGCCGCCCGTGGTGCCACCGGTGGTGCTGCTCTCGTCGCTCCCTCCGTTGTCATTGAGCAGGGCGTACGTCAGTCCCGCGAAGGCGAGCGCGAGGGCGACCAGGCCCGCGATCAGGACGACCGTGGCGCGCCGGGGATGGGCGGGCTCGGCGGGCTGTGCGGTGGTGGTCGTGGCGGCGGGGGTCGGGGGCGCGGTGGGAGCGGCCGGCTGGGGGTGTGGTGCGGGCCGGGTCGGCTGGGGGAGGGCCGCGACGGTCGGCGCGTAGGCGGCGGCTGTCGTACGAGGCGTGCCGCCTGCCGCGATCAGGCGCAGGTCTTCCTCGGCGGCCTCGCCCGAGAGTCGTTCGGCCGGTTCCTTGCGCAACAGGCCCTCGATGACCGGGGTCAGCGGGCCCGCACGGCGCGGCGGCGGCAGCTCCTCGTCGACGACCGCGCGCAGGGTGCTGAGCGGGGTGTCCTGGCGGAACGGCGAGTTTCCCTCGACCGCCGCGTACAGCATCACGCCCAGCGACCACAGGTCGGACTCGGGACCCGGCGTGCGCCCCAGCGCACGCTCCGGCGCCAGGAACTCCGGCGAGCCGATCACCTCGCCCGTCATGGTGAGTGCGGAGCTGCCCTCGACCATGGCGATGCCGAAGTCGGTGAGGATGATGCGGTCGTCGTTCGACATCAGTACGTTGCCGGGCTTCACGTCGCGGTGCAGTACCCCGGCCTCGTGCGCGGCGCGCAGTGCGGCCAGCACCTCGGCACCGATGTGCGCGGTGCGCTGCGGCGACAGCGGGCCCTCGGCGTCCAGGAGGTCGTAGAGAGAGATGCCGCGGACCAGCTCCATCACGATCCAGGGGCGGCCCTCTTCCATGGCCACGTCGTACACCGTCACCACGTTCCGGTGCGCCACCCGGGCCGCGGCCCAGGCCTCGCGCTCCAGGCGCGCGTACATCCGCTCCACCTCGGGAGCGGGCAGCCCGGCCGGGGCGCGTACCTCCTTGACGGCGACCTCGCGGTGCAGCACTTCGTCACGGGCGCGCCAGACGGTCCCCATGCCGCCCTCGCCCAGCGGGGACAACAGGCGGTAACGCCCCGCGATCACCCGTTCACTGCGTGCCTCTTCCGACACGGACGTCCCCCATTCGCAACCGCACCATTCTGAACAAAAGTAGCTCAACCGAGCGCGGTTGCCGCCCCTTGGAGTACCAATCCAGCCCCAAGGGCCACGACGACGAACGCGGAGCCGAGGGCGACGTTCCTGCGCACCAGCGCGGCGACCGGGCCGCCGGTCCAGCGGGGTCCGTTCTCCAGCAGACGGCTGACCCCGCTGCCCAGCTTGACCACGGCGACCCCGGCCGCCGTCAGCGTCAGGGCGAGCCCGACGCCGTACGCGAGAACGAGCAGGAACCCGAACCAGGCCTTGCCGAGCGCGGCGGCGCCCACCAGGACGACGACGGCAGAGGGGCTCGGCACCAGCCCGCCGGCGAAGCCGAGCAGGATCGTGCCGCGCACGGTGGGCGCGATCTCGTGCGTGTGGGTGAAGCCGCCGTGGGTGTGCGTGTGGGTGTGGCCGGAGTGGGAGTGCTTGCGCTTGTGGTCGTGGCCGTGCGCCTGTGCGTGATCGTGCTGGTCGGTGTGTGCGTGGTGGTGGCCGGGCGGGTGGGGTTCGGTGCGGGCGGGGGCTTCCAGGAGCGCTGAGGCTTGGCCGGGCGCGGAGGTGCGGGCTCCGCCGTCCGCCGCGTGGGCGAGGACGAGAGGGCGCTCGTGCTGTTCGGCGTGCTCGTGGGTGTCCCCGTGGTGATGGGTGTCGCCATGCGGGTGTTCGTGGTTTTCGTGATCGTGTGTGTGGCCGTGCGCATGCCCGTGATCGTGATCGTGTGTGTGGCCGTCTTCGTGCCCATGGCTGTGGTCATGGCCCGGAGCGTGCTCGTGCCGGTGGGCCCGGGCGCGCCAGGCCTTGCGTACGAGCGTCAGGCCCGCCGCCATCACCAGGGCGCCGCTCGTGATGCCCAGCCACGTCACCACAGAAGGCGCCGCAGCCGAGCCGGCCGTGACCAGCAGGCCGAGCGCGACCACGCCCAGGGTGTGGGTGACCGTCACCGACGCGGCCAGGGGGAGGACGTCGCGCATGCTGGCCCGGCCGCCGCGGGCCGCGGCCGTCGCGGCCATCAGCGTCTTGCCGTGACCGGGCGCGAGCGCGTGCATGGCGCCCAGGACCACCGCGATGACGAGGGCCAGCGCCGCGAAGCCCGTACTCAGGTCGTGCCGGGCCACCAGATCGTCCAGGGCGCGGGTGAACCGGTCGGCGCCGCGCGGAAGTATGGAGGAGGCGGGGGCGTCGGCGTTCTCCTCGGCGAGGGCGGGACCGCCGGGGCGGACCGTCATCGACGCGGTCGCCGTGTCCTCCGGGGACTGCAGCAACTCCTCGGGGTAGCTGCTCAGTTCGCGCGACACGGACTTCGTGGGAACGTCCGAGGAGGCGAGGGTCATCCGGTCGCCTCGCGCGGTGACCTCGCGCCAGCCGGGCCCGTTGTCGACGGAGGCGCGAAAGCCGAGGGAGAACTCACCCTTCGGCAGCGGCGCTGTCCAACGGCACTCCACTCGGAGCGTCTCGAGCCCGGCCTGCCCTGGCCGCACCTGTACGCGGCTCTCGCCGGCCTTCAGCGCGACCTCGCGCCCGTCCACGGTCACCCGGCTCTTCCCGGCCGCCGTCGCGCACCGCTCCCGGGCCCAACTCGCCTTGCCCGCCTCCTTGATCTGAGGCTTGGCCTGGGTCGCCGGGATCTCCGCCAGGTCCTCCACATGGTCGATCCGCAGCTTCTCGGGACCGATGACGAGCCCGTCGTACCGATTGACGGTGAAGTTGCCGAGCGGGTGCGCGGCCGCGGTCCCCGCGGGGACAAGCAGCAGAGCGAGGGTGCCCATGAGAACGGCCACGCAGGCGGCGAACCGGCGACGGGTCGGGGAGTTCTTCCGGCTCTTCAGGCCTGCGGAAGCTGTGCTCACTTGGCACCGCCCAGTTCGTTCAGGGCCGTACGGGCCGCTTTGGCGCCCACCGGGGAGAAGCCCGGGTTGAGTTCGAGTGCCGCCGACAGGTTGTCGCGGGCTTCCTTCTTGTTGCCGTTGGCGTGTTCGATCATGCCGCGGTGGTAGAGGAAGGTGGCGTCGCGGTAGCCGGTGGCCGTGGCGCGGCGGGCGTAGGGGAGGGCTTCCTCGTCGCGGCCGTTGACGTGCAGGGCCCAGGCGAGGGCGTCCGCGGTGTGCACGGTCTCGCGGCGGTCCCACTCGGCCCGCGCGGCGCGCAGGGCGGACTCGCGGTCGCCGTGGTCGGCCGCCGCGAGGGCCGTGTCGAGGTCGGCGTTGACGCCGTTCGCGCGGGCCAGCGCGGTCCACGCGTCGACCAGGGCGTACTGGTCGCGGGCCTTCGCCTTGTCGCCCTCGGCGCCCCGGGCCTCGTACAACTCGCCCAGCGCGACCAGCGGGCCGGGCAGCGGAAAGCCGGCCACGACCTCCTCCATGCCGCGGATCGCCGCCGCCTGGTCGCCGTTCGCGGCCTGGGCGCGGGCGCGGCCCTCCAGGGCCGGGAGGTAGGTGCGGTCTGCTCGCAGTGCCCGTGCGTAGTGCGTCAGGGCGGTCTCGTACTCGCCCTCGCGCCAGGCGAGTTGACCGAGCGAGGTCGCCACGTACGCCACGTCTCCGGGCGCCGTGGCACTGCTGAGCGCCTGCTCCAGGACGCGCCGCGCGGTGGGTACGTCGCCGCGCAGCTCGCGTACGTAGGCGTACCGGGTGAAGACGGGGATGCCGGGGCGCCGGGCGTCGGCTTGGTCAGAGGCCTTCAACGCCTCGTCGTAGCGGCCGAGTTCGACCAGCGCGTCGATCCGCGAGGACAACGCCCGCTCGTTGTACGGGTTCTCCTCCAGCGCGTTCTCCGCGTACCGCAGCGCCCCGGGGAAGTCGTGCCGCGCGGCGGCCAGCGCCGACCGGCCGGCGAGCGCCGGGTCGTTGTCGGGCTTCAGCTTCAGCGACCGGTCCAGCGCACGCTGTGCCTGCGGATAACGCGACGGGTCGCCGTTGGTGCGCGCCTGCTCGACGTACGCGACACCGAGCGTGGCCCACCCGCTGAAGTCCTTGGGCTGCGCCTTCAGGTGCCCCTGGAGCGCGGAAATGCTTTCGTTGAGATTCCCCCCGGCCAGCAACTCGGGCGCGGTCCCGGGCACGGAGGCCACGGCCTTCACCCCACCGTCATCCCGGGACCCGATCACGACGGCCCCCGCGGTCATCGCAACGGCGAGGGCCACAGTGCAAGCGGCCAGCCGCACCACCCGAGCCCGCCGCGACTCCGGCGCCGCCTCGGGGCGGCCCGGTGCGGAGTCCGGCGTGGGCTCCGTGGATTGGGGCGTGTCCTCGCCCTCGGTGGGCGCGGCGGCGTCCGTACGAGCCGTCTGCTGCTCGGCCTCGACGGCGCCGTCCTCGTTCTCGCGCGGGGACATGCCCTCTCCTCGATCTTCCGAAGGTGCGGTGGTACGGAGTTGAAGGCGCGGCCCGCGCCGTGGGGGAACGGTGGTTACGGGCCGCGTCAGTTTGTGGGGGACGTGTTAAGTCCGGTGCGGTAAGCGCCCCTTTAGGGGCGCGGGGAACTGCGCGACCAGCCACAACGGACCCGCAGTTCCAAACCGCCTAACCAGCGGATGCTTAGTAGTAGCCGCGGATCCGGCGTCGGCTGCGCCACCACATCAGGCCGGTGCCGATCAGCAGGAAGCCAGCCGCACCAGACACCGCCGACACGGCGATCAGCGTGGTGTCGTCCATGCCGCCGATGTTGCTGCCACTCGTACCCGTGGGCGTCAGCGCGTCACCGAGCTGGTTGCGCACATCGCCCTTGGTGGCATCCGTGCCCTTGGCCAGCGGACCGCGCGAACCCTCGGTCGGCAGAGCGACGAACGGGAAGGACTTCTCGAATTCCTTGTCGTTCTTGTTGACCGCGTCACCCAAGTCGTTCTTGGCGCCGAGCAGTTCACCCTCGACGACCTGAAGCGAGGCGTCGATCACGTCGTCCGTGAGCCGGCGCCCGTTCGGGAAGCCCGCGTTGTCGCCGTCCAGCACACCGAGCCGCTTCGGCTTCGCCGCCGGCTTGATCGACGTGTTGAGCCGCAGCATCTCCGAAGCCCGTACGTGCGGCGGCTGGTTGAGGTCGGGTACGCCCTTCAGGAAGACGTCCACGAGGTCGTTCCTGGGCTCGTCCGGCGCGGGGATCTTGTAGATCGCCTCGATGAGCTTCGGCAGCTCCGGTTCCGTCACGTTCTTCAGGAACTGGGCGTCGTCCCACGGCGCGGACGCGTTGAACGTGTCCTTGTCCTTGATCGGGTTGACGACCTCGTTCACCAGCGGGTTCCCGAGCCGCGAGACCTGCCTGAACTTCCCGTCCGCGCCCTTGCGGTTCGTCGTCGCCCAGATCCCGACGACCGGCTGCTTGGCCGACTCCTGGATGAACTCGTTCGGCAGCTGCAGGGCGATGGAGTTGACGTTGTATTCCTTGAGAGTGTCGTTGCCGACCTCCGACAGGTTCCCGCCGTACAGCAGGTCGAAGACCCGCAGGTCCGCGAAGAACGGGTCGTCCGCCTGACCTGCGAAGGTCTTGGCGTCGTACGACCCCAGCTCCTTGACCGCCTGGTCACGCAGCTTGGCGTAGTCCGGCATCGACGCCTTGCCGACGTTCGACGGCGCGACCGGCACATCGTCCGCGACGTACGTCCGCTTCACGGCCTTCTGGTCCTTCAGCTGCAGCAGCTGAAGGTCGTAGGTCTGCGTGATGTTCAGGTCGGGGTCGTCCAGGCTCTCGACCGGCCCCGTGTTGTACAGGAAGCTCTTGTCGTTCTTGACGTGCGTGTCGAACGTGTAGCGGAAGAGCAGATCGCCCTGCGCGTCGCCGTCCTTGTCGATGTGGATGTCGTACTGGGCGTCCTCGGCGAACGTGTAGAAGTTCGGTCCGCCCGCCGGCTCCTCGAAGGGGATCACGTTCGCGACGATCGTCGTGGTGTCGGGGGCGTCCGGGCTCACGAACGCGTACAGGTCCGTGTTGTCGAACTGCGGCGTCCCCGAGATCAGCGGGGCCTCCCGGTGGCTGGAGGCGCTCGCCTCCTGAGGCGCGAGCGCGGTCACGCCTGCGGCTGCTAGCGATCCGGTAGCCAGCGCACCACAGACGAGGGTCGCGAGGCCCCTGCGTCCCACGATCCTGCGGGTGTTAGGTGTCATGCCGTCCGTCCTCTTACAAGCTGCGTTCCGGCGGTGATGGCGAGGGACGACGGACGGGCCCTGTCCGTTCGGCCTTGCGCTCTTGCCGCGTGTTTTCTTGCCTGACACACGCCATTCGGCGCCGTCGGGCGGGCGGATTGGTTTGAGTTTCACTCGAGTTTTTCGACGAGTTGATCTGCGGACCCATCCGAACGGGCGTCGGCGCCGAATGCTTGACTGTCGGCACAGGCCGACACGCGGCCGGGAGAGGGGGTTACGGGTGCAGGCGGACGAACTTCTGGTGCTCGTGGCCAAAGGCGACCAGAAGGCTTTCGAGGATCTGTACGGACTGGTGTCCGGACCGGTCTTCGGTCTGGTGCGCCGCGTGGTGAGGGACCCGGCCCAGTCGGAGGAGGTCGCCCAAGAAGTGCTGCTCGAACTCTGGCGCTCCGCCGCCCGCTACGACCCCGGCCGAGGCAGTGCGCTGTCCTGGGTCCTGACCCTCGCGCACCGCCGCGCCGTCGACCGGGTGCGCAGCGCCCGCGCGGCCGGCGAACGCGAGATGCGCGAGGCCCAGCGCGCCAACGGGCCCGCCTTCGACCAGGTCGCCGAGGAGGTCGAGGCAGGCCTCGAACGCGAATGGGTACGCCGCTGCCTGGACACGCTCACCACACTGCAACGCCAGTCCGTCACCCTCGCCTACTACGACGGCTACACGTACCGTGAAGTGGCCGAGCGCCTCTCATTACCGCTCGGCACGGTCAAGACGCGCATGCGCGACGGACTCACACGGTTGCGCGAATGCCTGGGAGGTGCCGTATGACCGTCCTCTTCAGGCGCGGCGAACTACATTCGCTGGCCGCCCCGTACGCCCTCGACGCCCTGGATCCCCGCGAACAGCAGCGTTTCGAGAAGCACTTGAAGCGCTGCGACAGCTGCGCCGCCGAGGTGCGCCTGCTGCGCGAGGACGCGGTCCGCCTCGCGTGGAACACGGCCGCCCCGCCGCCGGCCGCGATGCGCGACCGGGTCCTCATGGCCGTACGGACGACACCCCAGGAGGCCGCTCCGGGGCAGACCGCCCAGGGTCCGCAGCCGCATCAGCGGGCCAGACAGCAGCCGCTGCCCGGGATGCGTGCCGTACGGCCGCGTCCCTCGCGGCTGCACGGCCTGCTGTCCCCGCTCGCCGCCACCACGGCCGCTGCGGCGCTCGTCGTCGCGGCGCTGTTCGGCGTCCAGGCGTCCCGCACCCAGGACCAGCTCGACCAGGAGCGGACCCAGGCACGTGAGATCGCCAACATTCTCGCGGCCCCTGATGCCGCCGCGAGTGCCGGACGCATCTCAGGCGGACAGAGCATCAATGTCGTCGCGTCCGCCTCGGCGCGCGCCGCCGTGGTCACCCCAGCGGGCCTCGGCAACCCGACGAACGGAAGGGTTCACCAACTGTGGCTCATGCGACCAGAGGTCCAACCGCGCTCCCTGGGCCTGTTCGAGGGCGACACGCCCTTGCTCGCCACGGATTTGAATCCCGACGCGACCTCACTCGCTGTCACCGTCGAGCCACAGGGCGGCTCTCCACAGCCCACATCTGCACCAGTTGTCCAACTCGCCCTGAAATCAGTCGGATTCGGAGAGTAATCGTCAGAGTAATCGTCAACGGCCTTACGGGGAAGGTGAATCCTGCGCCCGGGATACACGAGTGTCATGAGGGAGCGATAGGGTTAACCTGCCCGGGCCGGGTGCCCTCGTATGGGTGGGGAGTGACATGGAACAGATAACAGTGCGTGGCAGGGCGCGAGTCCCTGCGATCACCTGCGGGAGCAGCGCGACGAGTTCGCGCCTCGACCGTCATCTCTCGGTGCTGGGTGGCCCCGCCATCCCGCAGGGAGAGACGACCGAGGCGACCTCGCTGATGCGTGAGCTGACCGCACGCGACCACACGCAGGAGCGCAACAGCAGGCGCGCACGAGTGCGGCGGGTCTCGCTCTTCGCCCCCCTGCGCCGACTGCGCCGTTCCCTGTTCGGCGGCCGCTGACCAGCGCCCCCGGTCACTGACCGGCAGCCGAACCCGGACACCTTCGCACCCGCTTCCCACCCGCGGTGCGAAGGTTTCACACGTTCACAGGAGTTGACGCTCAGCGTCCGCCGGTCGCGTACCGGCGGACGGCGAGCGGCAGGAACACCGCGATCAGTGCCGCGCACCAGGCCAGCGATCCCGCCACCGGATGCGCCACGGGCCAGGCGGCACCCTCCGGCACCGGCGCATTGCCGAACAGATCCCGCACCGCCGTCGTCACCGCGCTGATCGGGTTCCACTCGGCCATCGTGCGCAGCCAGCCCGGCAGATTGTCCGTCGGAATGTACGCATTCGACAGCAGCGGCAGGATGAAGGTCGCCCCACCCAACTGCCCCGCCGCCTCCTCGCTCTGGGACAAGAGCCCGAGCAGAATCCCGATCCACGCCATGGCGAACCGGAACAGCAGCAGCAACGCGACGGCCGCCACGGCCTCCAGCGCCGACCCCTCAACGCGCCAGCCCACCGCGAGCCCGACCAGCAACAGGGGCACCATGCCCGCGGCGGTCAGCACCAGATCGGACGCCGCCTGACCCAGCGGCACCGCGGCCCGGCTCATCGGCAGCGTACGGAAACGGTCCATCACGCCCCGGTGCGAGTCCTGGGCCGCCTGGAACATCCCCGTCATGATCCCGTTCGCCGCGGTCGCCACCAGCAGCCCCGGCACCAGGAACGAGCGGTACTCGGCGCCCGGCATGGCGAGCGCGCTGCCGAAGACATAGCCGAAGAACAACAGCATCGTGATCGGCATCGTCTGAGTGAGGATCAGCAGCCCGGGATTGTGCCGGACCCGCTGAAGCTGCCGGCCGAGCATGGCCGTGGTGTCGTACGCGAGGGCACTCATGCCACGAAGTCCTTACGGTCGGTCGGGCGGTCGGTCAGACGCAGGAACACGTCGTCGAGGCTCGGCGGACGCAGACTCGCGTCGAGCAACGGCACGGCCGCGGCGTCCAGTTCGCGTACGAGACGGGGAAGCGTGAGCGTCGGATCGGTGGTGACGGCGCCGACGGCGTGCCGCTCACGATCGAAGTGCGGTTCGGCGCCGGTGAGTTGATCGAGTACGACCGCCGCCGCGGCCATCGCGTCCGCGTGCGCGACGACGACTTCCGCGTACGAGCCGATGAGCGCCTTGAGCGCGGCGGGTGAACCGGTGTGGGCGACCCTGCCCTCGTCCACCAGGGCGATGTCGTCGGCCAGTTGATCGGCTTCCTCCAGATACTGCGTGGTCAGCAGCACCGTCGTACCGTCCGCGGCGAGGTCGCGTACCGCCTGCCAGATCTGGTTGCGGCTGGCCGGGTCGAGTCCGGTCGTCGGCTCGTCCAGAAACAGCACCTCGGGCCGCGTGATGAGGCTCGCGGCCAGGTCGAGGCGGCGCCGCATGCCGCCGGAGTACGTGGACGTGGGGCGGTCCGCGGCTTCGGCGAGCTCGAAGCGGTCGAGGAGTTCGTCGGCGCGGGCCTGCGCCTTCGGGACGCGGCGCAGCTTCGCGAAGAGCCGCAGGTTCTCCCGCCCCGTGAGGTCGCCGTCGACCGAGGCGTACTGGCCCGTCACGCCGATGGCGCGGCGGACCGCGTCCGGCTCCCGTACGAGGTCGTGGCCCGCGATCCGCGCGGACCCCGCGTCGGGCCGTAGCAGCGTCGTCAGGACCCGTACGGCCGTGGTCTTGCCTGCGCCGTTCGGCCCGAGCATCCCGCAGACCGTGCCGCCGGCGACGGCGAGGTCCAGCCCACGCAGGGCGTGGACCTCCCCGAAGCCCTTCTCGAGCCCTTCACTAAGTACAGCGTACGTAGAAGTCATGGCTCGACCATAGCGCACTACGTACGGTGTACGTAACTAGGATGGTCACGAGGTGATCGACAGATGGCAGCACGAGGGGCCGAACCCGAGGTGATCTGGGCCCGACCCGAGCGCACGGGACGCGGTCCGCGGCCCGCGTACAGCCGCGCCGACATCGCGGCCGCCGCGGTGCGGATCGCGGACGAACGAGGACTCGACGCCGTCTCGATGCGCCATGTGGCGGCCGAACTGGGCTGCGGCACGATGTCGCTCTACAACTACGTGCCGCGCAAGGAGGACCTGTACGAGCTGATGGTCGACGCCGTCGCCGCCGAGCACGAGCTGTGGGAGCCGTCGGGCGACTGGCGCGCCGACATGCTCCGGGTCGCCCGGCAGGCCCGCGCGCTCATGCTCCGCCACACGTGGCTGCCGGCGCTGATGTCCCCGGTGTACGGGTTCAGCCCGAACGCCCTGCGCTATCTCGAGCACTGCCTGGTCTGCCTGGACCCCTTCGAGGGGACGTACGGCACGAAGTTCGAGTTGATCGCGATGATCAACGGCGTGGTGACGACGTACGTGACGACCGAGCTCGCCACCGCCGAGCGGACGCGCTCACTGCCGTGGTCGGAGGTCCAGGAGAACGCGGTGCGCGGCCGCTACCTCGGGGGGCAGGTGGCGAGCGGGGCGTATCCGCGGCTGGCGGCGGCGTTTGCGGAGGACTCCGGGCCCATTGACATGGAGGCGGTGTTCGAACGGGCGTTGGGGCGGGTGCTGGACGGATTTGCGCGCTAGCACGACTACCGTCGGCGTGTGTCCGGACGCTGCGGCGCCTCGCCCAGGACGGTGGAGAACAGCGCGTCGCGGAGCGCCACCTCACGCGGGTCGTCCCACAAGTGGAAGCCGCACCGGTTCATGGCGTAGGCGAATCCGACACCGGTGTCCGGGTCGGCGAAGGCGAACGATCCGCCCAGCCCCATCGTGCCGAACGCCGTGCCCGCGGAGGAGCCGAAGCGGAATCGGGGAAAGGGCTTCATGTAACCGAGGGAGTACTGGGTGTCGACGCGCAGCACCTGGTCCCGCGGCCCTTCGGAAGGAGGCCGGGCGGCTCGGGTGAGGGCCTCCACGGTGGCCGGGTCCAGGCCGAGGGCCTTGCCTCCGGTCGCGGCATCGCCGTACAGCTTGGCGATCGCACGCACCTCGCCGATGCCGTTGACGGCGGGTATCTCCAGGGCGCGCACGTCCGGGCGGTTGAAGGCCTCGACCTTGCCCAGCTCCCGGGGATTGCTGAACGCCCGGGCGGAGAGGCTGCGCGGGTTGCTGAACGCCAGCACGAACGGCAACGGCATCTCGCCCATGTGCAGGAGCATCTCGACACCGGCGAAGCCGTGGATGTGCGCGATCAGCTCCGGATCCACCGTCGAGGGCAAGCCGATGTGGAACTTGGCGTCGAGCGGGGCGGCGATCTCCTCGGCGAAATAACGGCCCAGGCTGCGGCCTCGGGGGTCCACCCGGCGGATCAGTTCGCTCTCGTAGTAGCCCAGCGACTGGCCGTGGTAGCCGTGTCGCGTCCCCGGTGTCCACGCCGGGCGCTGCTCGGCCAGTGCCGCGGACAACACGTGCGGATCCGCCAGGTCCGCCAGCTTCAGCGGCCGGTCGATGACTGGCAACCCGCCTTGGTGCGACAGCAGTTGGCGCACGGTGACGTCACTCTTGCCGGCCTCGGCGAACTCGGGCCAGTAGGCGGCAACCCGTTCGTCGTAGCTCAGCAGTCCGCGGGCGTGGGCGACTGCGACCGCCAGTGACGCGATCCCCTTGGTGGTGGAGAACACCGGCACCAGCGTGTCCTCGTGCCACGGCTCTCGTGTCAGGCCATTGCGGTAACCACCCCAGAGGTCAACGACCTTGACCCCGTCCCGGTAGACGGCACACGCGGCACCAACCTCTTTGCCATCGGCGAAGTTGCGCCGGAACGCGTCCGCGACGGCACCGTAACCCTCCTCCACGGCGCCGCGGACAAGGGCCATCGGTACATCGATCTTTAACACCATGCGACGACGATAGAGCGTGCTCCCGACGGGCTGACATCGAGGCCGACGGCCCCGTGCCGACCGCACCCACGTCACGGCCTCGCACCGATC carries:
- a CDS encoding TetR/AcrR family transcriptional regulator, giving the protein MAARGAEPEVIWARPERTGRGPRPAYSRADIAAAAVRIADERGLDAVSMRHVAAELGCGTMSLYNYVPRKEDLYELMVDAVAAEHELWEPSGDWRADMLRVARQARALMLRHTWLPALMSPVYGFSPNALRYLEHCLVCLDPFEGTYGTKFELIAMINGVVTTYVTTELATAERTRSLPWSEVQENAVRGRYLGGQVASGAYPRLAAAFAEDSGPIDMEAVFERALGRVLDGFAR
- a CDS encoding ATP-binding cassette domain-containing protein, which translates into the protein MTSTYAVLSEGLEKGFGEVHALRGLDLAVAGGTVCGMLGPNGAGKTTAVRVLTTLLRPDAGSARIAGHDLVREPDAVRRAIGVTGQYASVDGDLTGRENLRLFAKLRRVPKAQARADELLDRFELAEAADRPTSTYSGGMRRRLDLAASLITRPEVLFLDEPTTGLDPASRNQIWQAVRDLAADGTTVLLTTQYLEEADQLADDIALVDEGRVAHTGSPAALKALIGSYAEVVVAHADAMAAAAVVLDQLTGAEPHFDRERHAVGAVTTDPTLTLPRLVRELDAAAVPLLDASLRPPSLDDVFLRLTDRPTDRKDFVA
- a CDS encoding ABC transporter permease, yielding MSALAYDTTAMLGRQLQRVRHNPGLLILTQTMPITMLLFFGYVFGSALAMPGAEYRSFLVPGLLVATAANGIMTGMFQAAQDSHRGVMDRFRTLPMSRAAVPLGQAASDLVLTAAGMVPLLLVGLAVGWRVEGSALEAVAAVALLLLFRFAMAWIGILLGLLSQSEEAAGQLGGATFILPLLSNAYIPTDNLPGWLRTMAEWNPISAVTTAVRDLFGNAPVPEGAAWPVAHPVAGSLAWCAALIAVFLPLAVRRYATGGR
- a CDS encoding DUF4331 domain-containing protein, producing the protein MTPNTRRIVGRRGLATLVCGALATGSLAAAGVTALAPQEASASSHREAPLISGTPQFDNTDLYAFVSPDAPDTTTIVANVIPFEEPAGGPNFYTFAEDAQYDIHIDKDGDAQGDLLFRYTFDTHVKNDKSFLYNTGPVESLDDPDLNITQTYDLQLLQLKDQKAVKRTYVADDVPVAPSNVGKASMPDYAKLRDQAVKELGSYDAKTFAGQADDPFFADLRVFDLLYGGNLSEVGNDTLKEYNVNSIALQLPNEFIQESAKQPVVGIWATTNRKGADGKFRQVSRLGNPLVNEVVNPIKDKDTFNASAPWDDAQFLKNVTEPELPKLIEAIYKIPAPDEPRNDLVDVFLKGVPDLNQPPHVRASEMLRLNTSIKPAAKPKRLGVLDGDNAGFPNGRRLTDDVIDASLQVVEGELLGAKNDLGDAVNKNDKEFEKSFPFVALPTEGSRGPLAKGTDATKGDVRNQLGDALTPTGTSGSNIGGMDDTTLIAVSAVSGAAGFLLIGTGLMWWRSRRRIRGYY
- a CDS encoding anti-sigma factor, with product MTVLFRRGELHSLAAPYALDALDPREQQRFEKHLKRCDSCAAEVRLLREDAVRLAWNTAAPPPAAMRDRVLMAVRTTPQEAAPGQTAQGPQPHQRARQQPLPGMRAVRPRPSRLHGLLSPLAATTAAAALVVAALFGVQASRTQDQLDQERTQAREIANILAAPDAAASAGRISGGQSINVVASASARAAVVTPAGLGNPTNGRVHQLWLMRPEVQPRSLGLFEGDTPLLATDLNPDATSLAVTVEPQGGSPQPTSAPVVQLALKSVGFGE
- a CDS encoding sigma-70 family RNA polymerase sigma factor, which produces MQADELLVLVAKGDQKAFEDLYGLVSGPVFGLVRRVVRDPAQSEEVAQEVLLELWRSAARYDPGRGSALSWVLTLAHRRAVDRVRSARAAGEREMREAQRANGPAFDQVAEEVEAGLEREWVRRCLDTLTTLQRQSVTLAYYDGYTYREVAERLSLPLGTVKTRMRDGLTRLRECLGGAV